One genomic segment of Pagrus major chromosome 13, Pma_NU_1.0 includes these proteins:
- the LOC141006720 gene encoding odorant receptor 131-2-like translates to MSSATQSQINMTVGWGLLERVMMSTVFTVPCCVFLFINGTMLFTLRSKSVFRETSRYILLYNLLFADTVLLVHGQLMYILAASRATLTYPVCGVLIMLANLTTVISPLTLLVMSLERCVAVCYPLKHATIVTIRNTEVAIIVVWTSSTLNIFTKVILLLNFRFEELQSLQMKRFCGKQTMLLDQMSELYDKCFTYCLFLSTGLTISCSYMGVILVARSASTDKASKARNTLLLHLVQLGLSLCSTVYSPMLIALSKVLDRTILLPLQIVFYVCLIILPRCLSSLIYGVRDQTIRPVLLYNLCLQRKCSLCLSRPDKY, encoded by the coding sequence ATGTCAAGTGCAACTCAATCTCAGATCAACATGACTGTTGGATGGGGGTTACTGGAGAGAGTGATGATGTCCACTGTGTTCACGGTgccatgttgtgtgtttcttttcattaatgGCACCATGTTATTCACCTTGAGGAGTAAATCTGTGTTTCGTGAGACCTCCCGTTACATTCTTCTGTATAACCTCCTTTTTGCAGACACTGTACTGCTGGTACACGGCCAGTTAATGTACATACTGGCTGCTTCTAGAGCAACACTGACATATCCTGTGTGTGGTGTTCTCATCATGCTCGCCAATCTCACAACTGTGATCTCTCCTCTCACACTGTTGGTGATGTCTCTGGAGAgatgtgtagctgtgtgttacCCACTGAAACATGCTACCATCGTCAccatcagaaacacagaggtTGCTATTATTGTGGTTTGGACCTCCAGtacattaaatattttcacTAAAGTTATTTTGCTATTAAATTTCAGATTTGAAGAACTGCAGAGCCTGCAGATGAAACGCTTCTGTGGCAAACAAACCATGTTGCTTGATCAAATGTCTGAACTTTATGACAAATGCTTTACTTATTGTCTGTTTCTATCAACCGGTCTGACAATTAGTTGCTCCTATATGGGTGTGATTTTAGTAGCCAGGTCAGCCTCCACAGATAAAGCTTCAAAGGCTcgtaacacactgctgctgcatctgGTGCAGCTGGGCCTCAGTCTCTGCTCAACTGTATACAGCCCAATGCTCATAGCTCTCTCAAAGGTCCTAGACAGGACAATACTTCTGCCCCTCCagattgtgttttatgtgtgtcttATTATCCTTCCAAGATGTCTGAGTTCTCTCATCTATGGTGTTAGAGACCAGACCATCAGACCTGTCCTCTTGTACAATCTCTGCTTACAGAGGAAATGTTCACTTTGTCTCAGTCGTCCTGACAAATACTAA
- the LOC141006721 gene encoding odorant receptor 131-2-like, with product MSNATQFHTNITVRRQLLERVMICILTTVPCCVFLFMNCAMLLTLRSKSVFRETSRYILLYNLLLADTALLVQSQLMYILAVCRMTLTYPVCGVLIMLANLTTAISFLTLAVMSLERYVAVCYPLKHATIITIRNSGVAIIVVWAFSALSILTRVILLLNFPFEELQSLQMKHFCGKESMLLDPMADLYDKSLTYCLFVSTSVAVGCSYIGVILVARSASTDKASAQKAGNTLLLHLVQLGLSLSSTIHNPILTAISEVLDRTVLLHMQIVLYVCFIIFPRCMTSLIYGIRDQTIRPVLLYNLCCQCRGSLSVIS from the coding sequence ATGTCAAATGCAACTCAGTTTCACACCAACATCACTGTTAGGCGACAGTTGCTAGAAAGAGTGATGATTTGCATTCTGACTACAGTtccatgttgtgtgtttcttttcatgAATTGCGCCATGCTACTGACCTTGAGGAGTAAATCTGTGTTTCGTGAGACCTCCCGTTACATTCTTCTTTATAATCTCCTTTTGGCAGATACTGCATTGCTGGTACAGAGTCAGTTAATGTACATACTGGCTGTTTGCAGAATGACATTGACGTATCCTGTGTGTGGTGTTCTCATCATGCTCGCCAATCTCACAACTGCCATTTCCTTTCTTACATTGGCGGTGATGTCTCTGGAAAGATATGTAGCTGTGTGTTACCCACTGAAACATGctaccatcatcaccatcagaaACTCAGGGGTTGCTATTATTGTAGTTTGGGCCTTCAGTGCATTAAGTATCCTCACTCGAGTCATTTTGCTATTAAATTTCCCGTTTGAAGAACTGCAGAGTCTGCAGATGAAACACTTCTGTGGCAAAGAAAGCATGTTGCTTGATCCAATGGCTGATCTTTATGACAAATCCCTTACTTATTGTCTGTTTGTATCAACCAGTGTGGCAGTCGGTTGTTCCTATATTGGTGTGATTTTAGTAGCCAGGTCAGCCTCCACAGATAAAGCTTCAGCCCAAAAGGCTggtaacacactgctgctgcatctgGTGCAGCTGGGCCTCAGTCTCTCCTCAACTATACACAACCCAATCCTCACAGCTATCTCAGAGGTCCTAGACAGGACAGTATTGTTGCACATGCAGATTGttctttatgtgtgttttatcatcTTCCCAAGATGTATGACTTCTCTCATCTATGGCATCAGAGACCAGACCATCAGACCTGTCCTCTTGTACAATCTGTGCTGTCAGTGTAGAGGATCACTTTCTGTCATTTCATAG